A region of Deltaproteobacteria bacterium DNA encodes the following proteins:
- the rplW gene encoding 50S ribosomal protein L23, protein MKDPRHIIKRPLVTEKSSDLRESGWYVFSVDKGSTKNEIRDAVEKVFNVKVGKVRTLVTTGKKVKKFGRISGQKSSIKKAYVHVKEGVIEFFEGV, encoded by the coding sequence TTGAAAGACCCCAGGCACATAATCAAGCGCCCGCTCGTGACCGAGAAATCCTCTGATTTAAGAGAGTCCGGCTGGTATGTGTTTTCGGTCGACAAGGGATCGACTAAAAACGAGATAAGGGACGCTGTCGAAAAGGTATTTAACGTTAAGGTAGGCAAGGTCAGGACCCTTGTTACTACTGGTAAAAAGGTAAAAAAGTTCGGGAGGATATCAGGTCAAAAGTCCTCGATTAAAAAGGCGTATGTTCATGTCAAGGAAGGAGTTATCGAGTTTTTTGAGGGAGTTTAG